A genomic window from Algoriphagus sp. Y33 includes:
- a CDS encoding Crp/Fnr family transcriptional regulator, whose translation MSSSKLELKIAKMEFSPYNFLSVHNPEAIGNYVNTVEFEKGELLYQPPQRITPIYEIVKGVVKIGTYSPMGMEVCYDILRPGEFFGNLRYLNGQFSEFAKSLSSMIVREYDSEFFKRITVFEPEISEWFNIQVVKRWSRAEDRLCAVRSLDAAAKVRRILLDFQNHLEDASGRLINLQKIITLQDIADLTGLTRQTVSRVLKEEVLV comes from the coding sequence ATGTCATCAAGTAAATTAGAGCTAAAAATAGCAAAAATGGAATTTAGCCCTTATAATTTCTTAAGTGTCCACAATCCCGAAGCTATAGGAAATTATGTGAACACAGTAGAATTTGAAAAGGGAGAGCTACTTTATCAGCCACCCCAGCGAATTACTCCAATCTACGAGATAGTAAAAGGAGTGGTGAAAATAGGCACCTATTCACCTATGGGAATGGAAGTTTGTTATGATATTCTCAGACCAGGTGAGTTCTTCGGGAACCTTAGATACTTGAATGGACAGTTTTCTGAATTTGCCAAATCCCTTTCCTCTATGATTGTCCGTGAATACGACAGTGAATTCTTTAAACGAATCACTGTATTTGAGCCTGAAATTTCGGAGTGGTTTAATATACAGGTAGTAAAAAGATGGAGCAGGGCAGAAGATAGATTGTGTGCTGTAAGAAGTCTCGATGCAGCAGCCAAAGTCAGGAGAATTTTACTTGATTTTCAAAACCATCTTGAAGATGCCTCGGGCAGATTAATCAATCTGCAGAAAATCATAACCCTACAGGATATTGCAGATCTCACCGGTCTCACCCGACAGACAGTAAGCAGAGTTCTAAAGGAAGAAGTGCTAGTGTAA